The genomic DNA TCGGCGAACTGGGCTTCGTCATTCGCGTCGGCGCCCGAGCCCGGGCGCAGGCCGTCGCCGAGCGAGAAGCTCACGTCGTAGGCCTTCATGATGTCGCAGATGTCCTCGAAGCGCTCGTACAGGAAGCTCTCCTTGTGGTGCGCGATGCACCACTTGGCCATGATCGAGCCGCCGCGCGAGACGATGCCCGTCATGCGGTCGGCCGTCAGGTGGATGAACGGCAGGCGCACGCCGGCGTGGATGGTGAAGTAGTCGATGCCCTGCTCGGCCTGCTCGATCAGCGTGTCGCGGAAGATCTCCCACGTGAGGTCCTCGGCCACGCCGCCCACCTTCTCGAGCGCCTGGTAGATCGGCACCGTGCCGATGGGCACCGGCGAGTTGCGCACGATCCAGTCGCGCGTGGTGTGGATGTTCTTGCCGGTGGAAAGATCCATCACGTTGTCGGCGCCCCAGCGGATCGCCCACACGAGCTTTTCCACTTCTTCCTCGATGCTCGAGGTGACGGCCGAGTTGCCGATGTTGGCGTTGATCTTGACCTTGAAGTTGCGGCCGATGGCCATCGGCTCGACTTCGGGGTGGTTGATGTTGGCCGGAATGATGGCGCGGCCGCGCGCCACCTCGTCGCGCACGAACTCGGGCGTGATGATGCGCGGAATGCTGGCGCCCATGGGATTGCCGGCCACGCGCTTCGCACGCTCCTCGTTGGCGAGGTATTCGGCCATCCACTCGCGCTTGCCGTTCTCGCGCAGCGCCACGTATTCCATCTCGGGCGTGACGATGCCGCGGCGCGCGTAATGCATCTGCGTGACGTTGGCGCCGGCCTTGGCGCGGCGCGGTGTGCGCTGCAGGGCCGAGGCGCCGGCGCGCAGTTCGGCCAGGCGCTGGGCATCGTGGTCGTGCGCGTGCTTGAGGCCCTCGTCGAGCGCCTGGTGCGAACGGCCTTCGTAGCTTTCGGTGTCGTTGCGCTCGGCGATCCAGGCGCCGCGCACGCCCGGCAGGCCGCGGCGCACGTCGATCTCGACCTTGGCATCGGTGTAGGGGCCCGAGGTGTCGTAGAGCGACACGGTCTCGCCGTTGGTCAGCAGCACGTCGCGCACCGGCACGTTGAGGTCGGGCCGGCTGCCCGGGATCAGGCACTTGTGCGAGGCGGGAAAGGGCTCGCGCGTGAGCGAGAGCAGGGAGGTGAACTTGTCGGGGGCATTCATGCGGGGCACTCCTTGTTGAGGGAAAGGGTGCTCCGCAATCGCTCTGAGGACTTTGGGCCGCCACCTTGGATGGATGGATGGCGGGACCGGAGTCGGGGAGTGCAGCTCTTCTTACGCCGGTATGACCCGGATCAAGTTCGCGGGTCGGCACTTTGCCATCTCAGCACGCCACATGCGTGCACCCCGGAGCGGGGACTATTGTGCGGGCCGCAGCCCGGTGCGTCAACCGGGGGTCTGCAGATCGCCTTCGAGGTAGAACCAGCGCTCCCCCTCGCGCACGAAGCGGCTGCGCTCGTGCAGGCGCGTGGCGGCGCCGGTGCTGCTGCGCTGGCGGGCGACGAATTCGACCTCGGCATGGTCGGCGTCGAGCACCGAGCGCGAGCGGATGTCCAGGCCCAGCCACTTCACGCCGGGTTCGAACTCGATCGACGCCGGCCGCGTCGACGCGTGCCAGGTGGCCAGCAGGTAGGGGCCGCGTTCCAGCACGAAGGCGGTATAGCGCGAGCGCATCAGCGATTCGGCGTCGGGCGCGGGCGTGCCCTCGAAATCCTCGAGGTAGCGGCCGCAGCACAGGGCATAGCCGATGGGCTTGTCTCGGCGGTCCGTGCGGCCGCAGGGGCAAGGTCCGGTGGTGGGATCGGTGGCACTCATGAAGAACGCTATTGGAACATCCTCCGGGGCCCTTCGCCGATGGGGCAAGCCCGGGGCCCGGCCGGCGGCCGTGCGAAACGCCCGGTTCAGGCCAGCGCGCGCTGGATCAGCAGCTTCTGGATGTCCGAGGTGCCTTCGTAGATCTGGCACACGCGCACGTCGCGGTAAATGCGTTCGAGCGGAAAGTCGCTCACATAGCCGTAGCCGCCCAGCGTCTGGATCGCAGCGCTGCAGACGCGCTCGGCCATTTCGCTCGCGAACAGCTTGGCCATGGCGGCTTCCTTGAGGCAGGGCCGGCCGGCATCGCGCAGGCTGGCGGCATGCCAGATCAGCTGGCGCGCGGCCTCGAGCTGCGTGGCGCATTCGGCCAGCCTGAAACCGACGGCCTGCTGCTCGAAGATCGCCCCGCCGAAGGCCTGGCGCTCCTTGGCATAGGCCAGCGCCACGTCGAAGGCGCTGCGCGCCATGCCCACGCTCTGCGCCGCAATGCCGATGCGGCCGCCCTCGAGCGCGCCCAGCGCGATCTTGTAGCCCTCGCCCTCGGCGCCGATGAGGTTTTCCGCCGGAATGCGGCAGCCGTCGAAGTTGATCTGCGCGGTGTCGCTGCTGTGCTGGCCCAGCTTGTCTTCCAGGCGCGCGACGTTGTAGCCCGGTGCGTCGGTCGGCACGATGAAAGCGCTCATGCCGCGCTTGCCCGCGCCCTTGTCGGTCACCGCGATGACGATGGCCACCTGGCCGTTCTTGCCGCTGGTGATGAACTGCTTCACGCCGTCGATCACCCAGCCGTCGCCGTCCTTGCGCGCCGTGGTGCGCAGGCTCGAGGCGTCGCTGCCGGCCTGCGGCTCGGTAAGGCAGAAGGCGCCGAGCATCCGGCCCTGCGCCAGCGGCTCGAGCCACTGCTTCTTCTGCTGCGCGTTGCCGTAGCGCATGAGGATGGCGTTGACCGGGCAGTTGGTCACGCTGATGGCGGTGCTGGTGCCGCCGTCGCCGGCCGCGATCTCCTCGAGCACCAGCGCGAGCGTGAGGTAGTCGAGGCCCGCGCCGCCGTGTTCCTCGGGCACGCAGATGCCGTAGGCGCCGAGCGCCGCGAGGCCCTGGTGCGCTTCCTTCGGGAAGCTGTGCTCGCGGTCCCACCGCGGGGCATGGGGCCAGAGTTCGGCCTGCGAGAAATCGCGCACCGCGTCGCGGATGGCTTCCTGGTCGGCACTGAGCAGCATGGCGTTGTCTCCTGTCTTTTTTCTTGCGGGCCTGCTTACTTGCCGGCGCCCAGGTCCATGATGAGCCGCGCCGCCATGTACAGGCGCCGTGGAATGGCGCTGATGTCGACGTACTCGGCCTTGTCGCTGTGGTAGCCGAAGCCCGGCAGGCCCAGGCTCTCGATCACGGGCTTGCCCGATAGCGCTGCGTAGGCCGCGTCGGTGCCGCCGCCGGTGCGCTCTTCCACGCCCAGCGTGCCGCCGGCCTCCTTGTAGTAGGCCACGGCCTTGTCGACCAGCTTCCTGCCGCCTTCGCCCGCATTGAAGGCCGGACGGCCGCGCGTGACCACCACCTTGACATCGGATTCGGGCAGCTTCTTCTGCTGCGCCCTTTCTTCGAGCGTCTTCATGGCGGCTTCGAAGTCCTCGTTCTGCGCGTAGCGCACGTCGGCGTTCAGCGTGGCGCTGGCCGGAATGATGTTCGACACGTTGCCGGCCTTGGCCATGGTCCAGTTGAAGCGCAGGTGCCTGGCCTTGTCGTCGATGCTCATGGTGCGCAGCACGAGGTCGGACGCCTCGACCAGCGCGTTCACGCCCAGGTCGGGCGCGGCGCCCGCATGCGAGGCCTTGCCGGTGATGTTCACCTGCACGTAGGCAATGCCCGAAGTGCCGAGCGAAAGCTTCTCGTCGCCCGCGCTCGTGGGTTCGAACGAGAGCACGTAGTCGGCCTGCCTGGCTTCTTCCTGGATCAGGTCGCGCGAGCCGAAGGAGCCTTTTTCCTCGTCGGTGTTGAACAGCACGGTGATGGTGCCGTAGTCGCGCACGCCGTAGTCCTTGAGCAGCTTCAGCGTGTGCAGGATGACGGCGTTGCCGCCCTTGTCGTCGGCGATGCCGGGGCCGTAGGCCTTGTTGCCTTCGATGCGGAACGGCGCCTTGGCGAGCGTGCCCTTGAGGTACACGGTGTCCATGTGCGACATCAGCAGCAGGTTCTTGCCGCCCCGGCCCTTGAGCTTGCCGACGATGTTGTCGCCCACCACGAGGCCGGCGGACTTGCTGCGCGTGACGGTGAAACCGAGATTCTTGAGTTCGCCCTCGAGGTAGTTCCCCGCGGCCGCAATGCCCTCGGCATCGCCCGTGCCGGTTTCGATGTTGACCAGCTGCTCCAGCGTCTTGAGCACTGCGGGCTGCGCATCGGTGGCGGCCTGGAACAGCACGTTGTCGCGCTTCTGCGCCCAGCCGGCGGCAGGCGCCAGGAAGGCGGCGGCCAGCAGGGCTGCGAGCATGGTGCGTTGATTGAATGGGCGCATGAAGAATCTCCTGGCGTCTGCAGTATTCGTAGAGAGAAAAACCACGAAGCGCCCCGGCAAGGGGCGCTTGTGGTGGTTGTTTTTTGTTAAAGCAACTCGAGTGCCACGGCGGTGCCTTCGCCCCCGCCGATGCACAGCGTGGCGACGCCGCGCTTCTTGCCGCGCGCCTTCAGCGCATGGATCAGCGTGACCATGATGCGCGCACCGCTGGCGCCGATGGGGTGGCCCAGCGCGCAGGCGCCGCCGTTCACGTTGACGATCTCGTGCGACACGTCGAGCTCGTGCATCAGCGCCATCGGCACCACCGCGAAGGCCTCGTTCACTTCCCACAGGTCCACGTCCTTGACGGTCCAGCCGGTCTTCTTGAACAGCTTGGCCACGGCGCCCACGGGCGCGGTGGAGAACCACTCGGGCTGCTGGGCGTGCGTGGCATGGCCGACCAGGCGCGCAATGGGCTTCGCGCCGATCTTCTTCGCGTGCGACTCGGTCATCATCACCAGCGCCGCGGCGCCGTCGTTGATCGAGGAGCTCGACGCCGCGGTGATGGTGCCGTTCTCCTTCTTGAACGCGGGCTTGAGCGTGGCGATCTTGTCGAGCTTGACCTTGCCCGGGCCCTCGTCGATGGAAATGACGGTGTCGCCGCCGCGGCCCTTGACGGTGACGGGCGCGATCTCATCCTTGAACGCGCCGGATTCGGTGGCGGCCTTGGCGCGCTGCACGCTCGCAATGGCAAACGCGTCCTGCTGCTCGCG from Variovorax sp. V93 includes the following:
- the thiC gene encoding phosphomethylpyrimidine synthase ThiC, producing the protein MNAPDKFTSLLSLTREPFPASHKCLIPGSRPDLNVPVRDVLLTNGETVSLYDTSGPYTDAKVEIDVRRGLPGVRGAWIAERNDTESYEGRSHQALDEGLKHAHDHDAQRLAELRAGASALQRTPRRAKAGANVTQMHYARRGIVTPEMEYVALRENGKREWMAEYLANEERAKRVAGNPMGASIPRIITPEFVRDEVARGRAIIPANINHPEVEPMAIGRNFKVKINANIGNSAVTSSIEEEVEKLVWAIRWGADNVMDLSTGKNIHTTRDWIVRNSPVPIGTVPIYQALEKVGGVAEDLTWEIFRDTLIEQAEQGIDYFTIHAGVRLPFIHLTADRMTGIVSRGGSIMAKWCIAHHKESFLYERFEDICDIMKAYDVSFSLGDGLRPGSGADANDEAQFAELRTLGELTQIAWKHDVQTMIEGPGHVPMHMIQANMDEQLKHCHEAPFYTLGPLTIDIAPGYDHISSAIGAAMIGWAGTAMLCYVTPKEHLGLPDRDDVKQGIIAYKIAAHAADVAKGHPGARSRDDALSKARFEFRWQDQFNLGLDPDTAREFHDETLPKDSSKVAHFCSMCGPKFCSMKITQEVREYAAKKGVAEAEAMAEGMAQKSREFMAGGGEIYIPIQPAS
- a CDS encoding YchJ family protein; translated protein: MSATDPTTGPCPCGRTDRRDKPIGYALCCGRYLEDFEGTPAPDAESLMRSRYTAFVLERGPYLLATWHASTRPASIEFEPGVKWLGLDIRSRSVLDADHAEVEFVARQRSSTGAATRLHERSRFVREGERWFYLEGDLQTPG
- a CDS encoding acyl-CoA dehydrogenase family protein, with protein sequence MLLSADQEAIRDAVRDFSQAELWPHAPRWDREHSFPKEAHQGLAALGAYGICVPEEHGGAGLDYLTLALVLEEIAAGDGGTSTAISVTNCPVNAILMRYGNAQQKKQWLEPLAQGRMLGAFCLTEPQAGSDASSLRTTARKDGDGWVIDGVKQFITSGKNGQVAIVIAVTDKGAGKRGMSAFIVPTDAPGYNVARLEDKLGQHSSDTAQINFDGCRIPAENLIGAEGEGYKIALGALEGGRIGIAAQSVGMARSAFDVALAYAKERQAFGGAIFEQQAVGFRLAECATQLEAARQLIWHAASLRDAGRPCLKEAAMAKLFASEMAERVCSAAIQTLGGYGYVSDFPLERIYRDVRVCQIYEGTSDIQKLLIQRALA
- a CDS encoding glutamate carboxypeptidase, with protein sequence MRPFNQRTMLAALLAAAFLAPAAGWAQKRDNVLFQAATDAQPAVLKTLEQLVNIETGTGDAEGIAAAGNYLEGELKNLGFTVTRSKSAGLVVGDNIVGKLKGRGGKNLLLMSHMDTVYLKGTLAKAPFRIEGNKAYGPGIADDKGGNAVILHTLKLLKDYGVRDYGTITVLFNTDEEKGSFGSRDLIQEEARQADYVLSFEPTSAGDEKLSLGTSGIAYVQVNITGKASHAGAAPDLGVNALVEASDLVLRTMSIDDKARHLRFNWTMAKAGNVSNIIPASATLNADVRYAQNEDFEAAMKTLEERAQQKKLPESDVKVVVTRGRPAFNAGEGGRKLVDKAVAYYKEAGGTLGVEERTGGGTDAAYAALSGKPVIESLGLPGFGYHSDKAEYVDISAIPRRLYMAARLIMDLGAGK
- a CDS encoding acetyl-CoA C-acyltransferase; translated protein: MPESIVIVGAARTPMGSFQGDFSSLSAHDLGGAAIKAAVERAGIAPDSVGEVLFGNCLMAGQGQAPARQAAYKGGLPDSAGAVTLSKMCGSAMKAAMLSHDLLLAGTHEVMVAGGMESMTNAPYLMLKGRGGYRMGHDRIFDHMMLDGLEDAYQPGRSMGTFGEDCAAKYKFTREQQDAFAIASVQRAKAATESGAFKDEIAPVTVKGRGGDTVISIDEGPGKVKLDKIATLKPAFKKENGTITAASSSSINDGAAALVMMTESHAKKIGAKPIARLVGHATHAQQPEWFSTAPVGAVAKLFKKTGWTVKDVDLWEVNEAFAVVPMALMHELDVSHEIVNVNGGACALGHPIGASGARIMVTLIHALKARGKKRGVATLCIGGGEGTAVALELL